Proteins from a single region of Ogataea parapolymorpha DL-1 chromosome IV, whole genome shotgun sequence:
- a CDS encoding 12-oxophytodienoate reductase 3, producing MSEPTLFKPLKLGNVELKHRVTLAPLTRCRGTPTKGYFVPNDLMVEYYSQRATPGGLLITEASPISITSCGYSGVPGIWADDQVAGWKKITQAVHAKGGFISCQLWHVGRATTALELHGIQPISSTSTPLKGTSMNNGLEYKDFPPRKMHGDDFQNVINDYVNAAKNAIAAGFDFVEVHSANGYLLDQFLMDNINTRDDEYGGSIEKRAKFPLQVIKAVVDAIGAAKVGIRFSPYGNFQDCYDSDPNSHWSYVCEQIAQFAEPVAYVHMVDPRSDFVIPEAEKLKNLENQVSVKQQFSLKIFRDILKPAGIKFIAAGAIDRQRALSYTEDDIADLVAFGRYFISNPDLVERLRHDWPLNKYERDTFYWAPDPAHGYTDYEFYKGETK from the coding sequence ATGTCGGAACCTACACTCTTCAAACCACTTAAGCTTGGAAATGTTGAACTAAAGCATCGTGTCACTCTTGCACCCCTTACCAGATGCAGAGGAACACCAACCAAAGGCTATTTTGTGCCGAATGATTTGATGGTCGAGTACTATTCCCAAAGAGCTACTCCAGGGGGTCTTCTGATCACTGAAGCATCTCCTATTTCCATCACTTCCTGCGGTTATTCCGGTGTTCCTGGTATCTGGGCCGACGATCAGGTTGCAGGATGGAAAAAGATCACGCAAGCTGTCCACGCCAAAGGCGGCTTTATCTCGTGCCAGTTGTGGCATGTTGGTAGAGCTACCACTGCACTAGAGCTTCATGGAATTCAGCCTATCTCTTCAACTTCCACACCACTGAAGGGCACCAGCATGAACAATGGGTTGGAGTACAAGGACTTCCCTCCAAGAAAGATGCATGGAGATGACTTCCAGAATGTTATTAATGATTATGTGAATGCCGCCAAGAATGCTATTGCTGCAGGATTTGACTTTGTCGAGGTGCATTCGGCCAACGGGTACCTGCTGGACCAATTTTTGATGGACAATATTAACACGCGTGATGACGAATATGGTGGAAGCATTGAGAAGCGTGCAAAATTCCCATTGCAGGTTATCAAAGCTGTTGTCGATGCGATTGGTGCCGCTAAGGTTGGTATTCGTTTTAGTCCTTACGGAAATTTCCAGGACTGCTACGATTCTGACCCTAATTCACACTGGTCGTACGTGTGTGAACAGATAGCACAGTTTGCGGAGCCAGTGGCCTACGTGCACATGGTGGACCCAAGAAGTGATTTTGTGATTCCAGAGgctgagaagctgaagaacctggaaaaccagGTGTCTGTAAAGCAGCAGTTCAGCCTGAAGATCTTCAGAGACATTTTGAAGCCTGCGGGTATCAAGTTCATTGCGGCAGGTGCGATTGACAGACAGAGAGCGCTATCGTACACTGAGGACGACATTGCTGATCTGGTTGCCTTTGGCCGGTACTTCATTTCGAACCCGGACCTAGTTGAGAGACTGAGGCACGACTGGCCACTGAACAAGTACGAGAGGGATACATTCTACTGGGCACCAGACCCAGCGCACGGATACACCGATTATGAGTTCTACAAGGGGGAGACTAAATAG
- a CDS encoding Aminotriazole resistance protein: MSALNAWFLKIRNLVDDRYRSKELAYCFILIGTCLDNLNITAAFSMTESLQKQMGATTADATWVVSSYALTMGAFIILFGKLSDIHGLHKVFTTGLFAMSIMSLICAVITKTIIPLIVFRAFQGIAGASMIPSAVGLCGNYFHGPQLSTAINYLMLAFCASLGIGTILGGAFSITSIGYRAFFYFSFAISFVSSIALFFLIVPVERTREHNMMKSKYLDYGGALLLVGGLILIIYGFTEAGTRWDSPKVYATIPVGTVVVLIVLLFENFYVIPYQRTHRNSNSYRSKLVLLFPFEVVKITNFLPFFVGLTFNYAGFTALITSLLLYHEFVDGDSAIVAAVKVFCTSAGILIGALLYRPWMQKRFGSKILLIWSAVVCLGTSIWITRIDHANRYSFWIYEFVPQLLYGYGTNIFYQVYYLALLSETPLHLQGNVTGIFQTIGQIGKCLGTAIASSIIGALDSSKVYSKSYVQTRCVNALWFTVACFALELVMMLFSKNSRPTQKSKTEESKDESEKTIEEYDIENPA; encoded by the coding sequence ATGTCTGCATTAAATGCCTGGTTTCTTAAAATCAGGAACTTGGTGGATGATAGATATAGATCCAAAGAACTGGCCTATTGTTTTATCTTGATTGGCACATGTCTCGATAACTTGAATATTACCGCTGCCTTCAGCATGACCGAAAGCTTGCAAAAACAAATGGGAGCTACCACAGCTGATGCAACATGGGTTGTCTCGTCCTATGCTCTGACTATGGGAGCATTCATTATATTATTCGGAAAATTGAGTGACATTCATGGTCTCCACAAAGTCTTTACTACAGGTCTATTTGCAATGTCGATAATGAGCCTGATTTGCGCTGTGATAACTAAGACCATCATTCCATTGATTGTTTTCCGTGCCTTTCAGGGTATTGCGGGAGCATCCATGATCCCTAGTGCAGTTGGGTTGTGTGGCAATTATTTCCATGGGCCTCAACTTTCCACTGCGATCAACTACCTAATGCTTGCTTTTTGTGCGTCTCTGGGTATCGGAACTATATTAGGAGGTGCATTTTCGATAACAAGCATTGGTTACAGAGCATTTTTCTATTTTTCGTTTGCAATCAGTTTTGTAAGCTCCATCGCcctgtttttcttgattgTGCCAGTTGAGAGAACGAGGGAGCATAATATGATGAAGTCAAAATACTTGGATTATGGTGGAgcacttcttcttgtcgGTGGACTGATTCTCATTATATATGGCTTTACTGAAGCTGGTACACGATGGGACTCGCCCAAAGTTTACGCGACTATCCCTGTTGGAACAGTGGTTGTTCTTATTGTGctcctttttgaaaatttttacGTCATTCCCTACCAAAGAACTCAcagaaactcaaacagTTATCGCTCCAAACTGGTTCTGCTATTCCCTTTTGAAGTTGTTAAAATCACAAATTTTCTTCCGTTTTTTGTCGGTCTGACTTTCAATTATGCTGGATTCACTGCATTAATTACTTCCCTTTTGCTTTATCATGAGTTTGTGGATGGAGACTCTGCAATTGTTGCAGCAGTCAAAGTGTTCTGCACATCAGCAGGTATATTAATAGGAGCCCTTCTTTACAGACCGTGGATGCAAAAACgatttggtagcaaaaTCTTGCTGATCTGGTCTGCAGTCGTTTGTTTGGGAACATCCATTTGGATAACACGAATTGACCATGCTAACCGCTATTCATTCTGGATATACGAGTTTGTTCCTCAATTATTATATGGATACGGAACGAACATTTTTTACCAGGTCTACTACCTTGCTCTGCTTTCTGAGACGCCGTTACATCTGCAAGGGAATGTTACGGGTATATTTCAGACCATAGGTCAGATTGGTAAATGTTTGGGCACTGCGATTGCATCATCCATTATAGGTGCCCTAGATTCATCCAAAGTTTACTCAAAATCGTATGTGCAGACAAGATGTGTAAACGCCCTTTGGTTCACAGTGGCGTGCTTTGCTTTGGAAttggtgatgatgttgTTCAGCAAGAACAGCAGGCCGACACAAAAAAGTAAGACGGAGGAAAGCAAAGATGAAAGCGAGAAAACAATCGAGGAATATGACATCGAGAACCCAGCTTGA